From a region of the Citricoccus muralis genome:
- the panC gene encoding pantoate--beta-alanine ligase translates to MTPLDRVPDRTPVPAGTGLTLEDTARQPASVAGDLPAVHTTRAAFKAALAERVRAAVAAGVPEPTVGLIPTMGALHGGHAALVRQAREENDIIIASVFVNPLQFGDPSDLENYPRTLEADRAILGAEGCELVFAPDLQEMYPGYPDAPMVTVTAGHMGEVLEGAARPGHFDGVCTVVAKLWHAAMPPAPARLRSYFGQKDAQQLAVLRRMRADLDFDLEIRPVPLVRSPEGLALSSRNTRLSLAGLEAALVLHRALESLRLAADAGRPLDLDAARTLVRAEPLADLDYLSVVDHSTLEPLSSDQLAAPLEHEALALVAATVESVRLIDNMILPATRR, encoded by the coding sequence GTGACCCCGCTCGACCGCGTTCCTGACCGCACCCCCGTCCCCGCCGGTACCGGCCTGACCCTGGAGGACACAGCTCGCCAGCCGGCCTCGGTCGCCGGTGATCTGCCCGCCGTGCACACCACCCGGGCTGCGTTCAAGGCCGCGCTCGCGGAGAGGGTGCGGGCCGCGGTCGCCGCCGGGGTGCCTGAGCCCACCGTGGGCCTCATCCCGACCATGGGCGCGCTGCACGGCGGCCATGCGGCCCTGGTCCGTCAGGCCCGCGAGGAGAACGACATCATCATCGCCTCGGTGTTCGTCAACCCTCTGCAGTTCGGTGATCCGTCCGACTTGGAGAACTACCCGCGCACCCTCGAGGCGGACCGGGCGATCCTGGGTGCCGAGGGCTGCGAGCTGGTCTTCGCCCCGGACCTGCAGGAGATGTACCCGGGCTATCCGGACGCGCCCATGGTCACCGTCACCGCGGGCCACATGGGCGAGGTCCTCGAGGGGGCCGCGCGCCCGGGGCACTTCGACGGCGTCTGCACCGTCGTCGCGAAGCTCTGGCATGCCGCGATGCCACCCGCCCCGGCGCGGCTGCGCAGCTACTTCGGGCAGAAGGACGCCCAGCAGCTGGCCGTCCTGCGACGGATGCGGGCGGACCTGGACTTCGACCTCGAGATCCGCCCGGTTCCGCTGGTCCGCTCCCCGGAGGGCCTCGCGCTCTCCAGCCGGAACACCAGGCTGTCCCTCGCGGGGCTGGAGGCGGCCCTCGTGCTGCACCGCGCCCTGGAATCCCTGCGCCTGGCCGCCGACGCCGGCCGTCCCCTCGATCTCGACGCGGCCCGCACGCTGGTCCGCGCCGAACCCCTGGCGGACCTGGACTATCTGTCGGTCGTGGACCACTCGACCCTGGAGCCCCTGAGCTCCGATCAGCTCGCCGCCCCGCTGGAACATGAGGCGCTGGCCCTGGTGGCCGCCACCGTCGAATCGGTCCGGCTCATCGACAACATGATCCTGCCGGCCACCCGGCGGTAG
- a CDS encoding SRPBCC family protein, with translation MNETAHGEKKQTVTRTIEAPAKDIFQILTLPARHQEFDGSDMVRADEKSQRIQEVGDTFVMNMHAESQGGDYQRENHVVAYDENKLVGWKPGTVGGEPGGWQWVYQLDPVDQDTTEVSLTYDWSQVTDPELLAKNIFPAISPDQMDQSLARLQSLV, from the coding sequence ATGAACGAGACCGCCCACGGCGAGAAGAAGCAGACAGTCACCCGGACCATCGAGGCCCCGGCCAAGGACATCTTCCAGATCCTGACCCTGCCGGCCCGGCATCAGGAGTTCGACGGCTCCGACATGGTGCGCGCAGATGAGAAGTCCCAGCGCATCCAGGAGGTCGGGGACACGTTCGTCATGAACATGCACGCCGAGTCCCAGGGCGGCGACTACCAGCGTGAGAACCACGTGGTGGCCTATGACGAGAACAAGCTCGTGGGATGGAAGCCCGGCACCGTCGGCGGGGAACCGGGCGGCTGGCAGTGGGTGTACCAGCTGGACCCGGTGGACCAGGACACCACGGAGGTCTCCCTGACCTACGACTGGTCCCAGGTCACCGACCCGGAGCTGCTGGCCAAGAACATCTTCCCCGCCATCAGCCCCGACCAGATGGACCAGTCCCTGGCCCGCCTGCAGTCGCTCGTCTGA
- a CDS encoding M13 family metallopeptidase: protein MTETTPSRQPSAREDLYRHVNGAWLQSNSIPADQGAYGAFMELRDASELAVRHIAEDAAAHFWSGPGAGRESGSFTTGNDDDGARRRIGALYASFMDESGVEERGLEPIVADLAQIEGVSTPEEFIHLSGQLQRAGVSGLIGTGSLNDAGNPERMLLHLIQDGLGLPDESYYREEKFAGLVTDYRQHVDNVFMLAGIGGDRDEAERDADRVVDLETKIAAAHWDVVKVRDAVARYNLLDRTALLETFPLAERWLEGVGATGGRSAEVVAWQPDFLAAMQTLLVEEDLGTWKRWLQLQLLRSAAPYLTEAFVNENFEFYGRKIAGTEEVRPRWKRGVAFVNGAVGEDVGRLYVAKHFPAGHQAAMDGLISALIEAYRRSISTLDWMGEDTRQKALEKLSMFKPMVGFPVKWIDYSSLAVDPENLIANVRAANAFEFERDLAKIETGPDPEEWHMTPQTVNAYYSPLENAIVFPAAILQPPFFDPNRLAAENFGAIGAVIGHEIGHGFDDQGSQYAGDGSLQNWWTDADRAAFEERTARLVGQYEVLSPAEAPGHQVNGELTLGENIGDLGGLGIASQALGIWREENLGASGADADSEGSGSEGLPDTDGPAERADAAEASREQDRAFFASWAECWRQLTRTETAITRITSDPHSPNEFRCNQVVKNLDAFHEAYGTEPGDAMWLDPEDRVTIW from the coding sequence GTGACTGAAACCACCCCATCCCGGCAGCCCAGCGCCCGCGAGGACCTCTACCGGCACGTCAACGGTGCCTGGCTGCAGTCCAACTCGATCCCCGCGGACCAGGGCGCCTACGGGGCGTTCATGGAGTTGCGGGATGCCTCGGAGCTGGCCGTGCGGCACATCGCCGAGGACGCGGCCGCGCACTTCTGGTCCGGCCCGGGAGCGGGGCGTGAGTCCGGTTCCTTCACCACGGGGAATGACGACGACGGCGCTCGCCGCCGGATCGGCGCCCTCTACGCGTCCTTCATGGACGAATCCGGAGTGGAGGAACGCGGCCTCGAACCGATCGTCGCCGACCTGGCCCAGATCGAGGGCGTGTCCACCCCGGAGGAGTTCATCCACCTCTCCGGCCAGCTGCAGCGTGCCGGCGTCAGCGGGCTGATCGGTACAGGCTCCCTGAATGACGCCGGCAACCCCGAGCGCATGCTGCTGCACCTGATCCAGGACGGCCTCGGGCTGCCGGACGAGTCCTACTACCGCGAGGAGAAGTTCGCGGGCCTGGTCACGGACTACCGCCAGCACGTGGACAACGTCTTCATGCTCGCCGGCATCGGCGGGGACCGGGACGAGGCGGAGCGGGACGCGGACCGGGTGGTGGACCTGGAGACCAAGATCGCCGCCGCCCACTGGGACGTCGTCAAGGTCCGTGACGCCGTGGCCCGGTACAACCTCTTGGACCGGACCGCCTTGTTGGAGACCTTCCCGCTGGCCGAGCGCTGGCTCGAGGGTGTCGGCGCCACCGGTGGCCGCAGCGCCGAGGTCGTCGCCTGGCAGCCGGACTTCCTGGCCGCGATGCAGACGCTGCTCGTGGAGGAGGACCTGGGCACATGGAAGCGGTGGCTGCAGCTCCAGCTGCTCCGGTCCGCCGCGCCCTACCTGACCGAGGCCTTCGTCAACGAGAACTTCGAGTTCTACGGCCGCAAGATCGCCGGCACCGAGGAGGTCCGGCCCCGCTGGAAGCGCGGCGTCGCCTTCGTGAACGGCGCCGTGGGAGAAGATGTCGGCCGGCTGTATGTGGCCAAGCACTTCCCGGCCGGCCACCAGGCCGCCATGGACGGCCTCATCTCCGCCCTCATCGAGGCCTACCGCCGGTCGATCAGCACCCTCGACTGGATGGGGGAGGACACCCGCCAGAAGGCCCTGGAGAAGCTGTCCATGTTCAAGCCCATGGTCGGCTTCCCCGTGAAGTGGATCGACTACTCGTCCCTGGCCGTGGACCCGGAGAACCTCATCGCCAACGTCCGGGCCGCCAACGCATTCGAGTTCGAACGCGACCTCGCCAAGATCGAGACGGGGCCGGACCCGGAGGAATGGCACATGACCCCGCAGACGGTCAACGCCTACTACTCCCCGTTGGAGAACGCGATCGTGTTCCCCGCCGCCATCCTCCAGCCCCCGTTCTTCGACCCGAACCGTCTGGCAGCGGAGAACTTCGGAGCCATCGGCGCGGTCATCGGCCATGAGATCGGCCACGGCTTCGATGACCAGGGCTCGCAGTACGCCGGGGACGGCTCCCTGCAGAACTGGTGGACCGACGCCGACCGCGCGGCCTTCGAGGAACGCACGGCCCGGCTCGTCGGCCAGTACGAGGTGCTGAGCCCCGCTGAGGCCCCCGGGCACCAGGTCAACGGCGAACTCACGCTCGGGGAGAACATCGGCGACCTGGGCGGGCTCGGCATCGCCTCCCAGGCGCTGGGCATCTGGCGCGAGGAGAACCTGGGCGCGAGCGGTGCCGACGCTGATAGTGAGGGGTCCGGCTCCGAAGGCCTCCCGGACACCGACGGACCCGCCGAGCGGGCCGATGCCGCCGAGGCCTCCCGCGAGCAGGACCGGGCGTTCTTCGCCTCCTGGGCCGAGTGCTGGCGGCAGCTGACCCGCACGGAGACAGCGATCACGCGCATCACCTCGGACCCGCACTCGCCCAACGAGTTCCGCTGCAACCAGGTGGTGAAGAACCTGGACGCGTTCCACGAGGCCTACGGGACGGAACCCGGTGACGCGATGTGGCTGGACCCGGAGGACCGCGTCACCATCTGGTGA
- the lysS gene encoding lysine--tRNA ligase — MTVSTDNPTSTTDQRQVRHDKRAEMLAAGREAYPVTVGRTHSLQQIREAYPDLEPGTETGDTVGVAGRVVFLRNTGKLCFATLQEGGVGDDGGEGVRLQVMVSLANVGEDSLADWKRLVDLGDHLAVSGEVIASRRGELSIMADSWQMASKALRPLPVLHAELNEETRVRQRYADLIVRPEARKMVHTRAAIIRSIRTTLEARDYVEVETPILQLVHGGAHARPFETHLNAFGQDMTLRIATELYLKRTVVGGIDRVFEIGRVFRNEGVDSTHSPEFTMLESYEAWADMYVMADRMKEMILNAADAVGAGRLIETPQGEIDLGGEWAWIEVYPGLSEAVGQEITPDTAVEDLRAVAEKHEVRFDPFWDAEKMVLELFGEIVEPTLINPTFVYNYPPAAQPLARPHRDQPGVIEAWDLIIGGMERGTAFSELIDPVIQRERLVEQSRASAAGDDEAMQFDEDFLRALEYGAPPMGGIGLGIDRLVMLFTGAGIRETILFPLLKPEATGGGH, encoded by the coding sequence ATGACCGTGAGCACGGACAATCCCACCAGCACCACCGACCAGCGCCAGGTGCGCCATGACAAGCGCGCCGAGATGCTGGCCGCCGGGCGCGAGGCCTACCCGGTCACCGTCGGGCGCACCCACTCCCTGCAGCAGATCCGCGAGGCCTACCCCGACCTCGAACCGGGCACGGAGACGGGAGACACGGTCGGCGTTGCCGGCCGCGTCGTGTTCCTGCGGAACACCGGCAAGCTGTGCTTCGCCACCTTGCAGGAAGGCGGCGTGGGAGACGACGGCGGCGAGGGCGTCCGCCTGCAGGTCATGGTCTCCCTGGCGAACGTCGGCGAGGACTCCCTCGCGGACTGGAAGCGTCTCGTGGACCTCGGCGACCACCTGGCCGTGAGCGGCGAGGTCATCGCCTCGCGTCGCGGCGAGCTGTCCATCATGGCGGACTCCTGGCAGATGGCCTCCAAGGCCCTGCGGCCGCTGCCCGTGCTGCACGCCGAACTCAACGAGGAGACCCGCGTCCGCCAGCGCTACGCGGACCTGATCGTGCGGCCCGAGGCTCGCAAGATGGTGCACACCCGGGCGGCCATCATCCGTTCGATCCGCACCACCCTGGAAGCGCGCGACTACGTGGAGGTCGAGACCCCGATCCTGCAGCTCGTGCACGGCGGCGCGCACGCCCGCCCGTTCGAGACCCACCTCAATGCCTTCGGCCAGGACATGACCCTGCGCATCGCCACGGAGCTCTACCTGAAGCGGACCGTCGTGGGCGGGATCGACCGGGTCTTCGAGATCGGCCGCGTCTTCCGCAACGAGGGCGTGGACTCCACGCACTCGCCCGAGTTCACCATGCTGGAGTCGTACGAGGCCTGGGCGGACATGTACGTCATGGCGGACCGCATGAAGGAGATGATCCTGAACGCCGCCGACGCCGTGGGCGCCGGTCGTCTCATCGAGACCCCCCAGGGTGAGATTGACCTGGGTGGGGAGTGGGCTTGGATCGAGGTCTACCCCGGCCTGTCTGAGGCGGTGGGCCAGGAGATCACCCCGGACACCGCCGTCGAGGATCTGCGGGCGGTCGCCGAGAAGCACGAGGTGAGGTTCGACCCCTTCTGGGACGCCGAGAAGATGGTCCTCGAGCTGTTCGGCGAGATCGTCGAGCCGACCTTGATCAACCCGACCTTCGTCTACAACTACCCGCCCGCCGCACAGCCGCTGGCCCGCCCGCACCGGGACCAGCCGGGGGTCATCGAGGCCTGGGACCTGATCATCGGTGGAATGGAACGGGGCACCGCGTTCTCCGAGTTGATCGATCCGGTCATCCAGCGTGAGCGGCTCGTGGAGCAGTCCCGGGCCTCCGCCGCCGGTGACGACGAGGCCATGCAGTTCGACGAGGACTTCCTGCGGGCCCTCGAGTACGGGGCCCCGCCCATGGGCGGTATCGGTCTTGGCATCGACCGGCTCGTCATGCTCTTCACCGGTGCCGGGATCAGGGAGACCATCCTGTTTCCCCTGCTCAAGCCAGAGGCCACCGGGGGCGGTCACTGA
- a CDS encoding histone-like nucleoid-structuring protein Lsr2: MAQKVEVVLVDDLDGTPAEETVQFSLDGRHYEIDLSAEHAKELRTTLKGYIRKARAVAPPAPANEAAKIREWAADNGYEVSRRGRLHRDIVEAYRNAKK; encoded by the coding sequence TTGGCACAGAAAGTGGAAGTGGTCTTGGTTGACGATCTGGACGGAACACCGGCTGAAGAAACCGTTCAGTTCTCCTTGGACGGACGTCACTATGAAATCGACCTGTCGGCGGAGCATGCCAAGGAATTGCGCACGACCCTGAAGGGGTACATCCGCAAGGCCCGCGCCGTGGCACCGCCGGCCCCCGCCAATGAGGCGGCGAAGATCCGTGAATGGGCCGCGGACAACGGCTACGAGGTCTCCCGCCGGGGACGGCTACACCGGGACATCGTCGAGGCCTACCGGAACGCGAAGAAATAG
- a CDS encoding ATP-dependent Clp protease ATP-binding subunit, producing MFERFTDRARRVVVLAQEEARMLNHSYIGTEHILLGLIHEGEGVAAKALESLNISLGAVREQVQEIIGQGQQTPSGHIPFTPRAKKVLELSLREALQLGHNYIGTEHILLGLIREGEGVAAQVLVKLGADLNRVRQTVIQLLSGYQGGAGGKETAGAGVSAGGQSEGAPAGSVVLDQFGRNLTAAAREGKLDPVIGRALEMERVMQVLSRRTKNNPVLIGEPGVGKTAVVEGLAQAIVRNDVPETLMDKQLYTLDLGSLVAGSRYRGDFEERLKKVLKEIRTRGDIILFIDEIHTLVGAGAAEGAIDAASILKPMLARGELQTIGATTLDEYRKHIEKDAALERRFQPIQVNEPSVEETTEILRGLRDRYEAHHRVSITDEALKSAATLADRYVSDRFLPDKAIDLIDEAGARLRIKRMTTPPEIKEFEARIAEVRAEKEAAIDGQDFEGAANLRDQEQKLTDERNQKEEEWRTSVTEGIAEVDDDLIAEVLSTSTGIPVFKLTEEETDRLRNMEAELHQRVIGQNEAIKSLSQAIRRTRAGLKDPNRPSGSFIFAGPTGVGKTELAKALAEFLFGDEEALITLDMSEFQEKHTVSRLFGAPPGYVGYEEGGQLTEKVRRRPFSVVLFDEVEKAHADLFNSLLQILEDGRLTDSQGRVVDFKNTVIIMTTNLGTKDISKGVMTGFQSAADTQTGYDRMKGKVQEELRQHFRPEFLNRVDDVIVFPQLSRGEIVQIVDLFIARLQKRLDEQDLTISVSTPAKEFLANRGYDPAMGARPLRRTIQHLVEDQLSERILFGEITPGSAISVGLEGEAETAKLTFTIAHQPEALEAAPEHGEIEASAPGQ from the coding sequence ATGTTTGAGAGATTCACGGACCGTGCCCGGCGGGTGGTGGTGCTCGCGCAGGAAGAAGCGCGGATGCTCAACCACAGCTACATCGGTACCGAGCACATCCTGCTCGGTCTGATCCACGAAGGCGAAGGAGTGGCCGCCAAGGCCCTCGAGTCGCTCAACATCTCCCTGGGCGCGGTGCGCGAGCAGGTCCAGGAAATCATCGGCCAGGGTCAGCAGACCCCGTCCGGCCACATCCCCTTCACGCCGCGGGCGAAGAAGGTCCTGGAACTCTCCCTGCGCGAGGCGCTCCAGTTGGGCCACAACTACATCGGTACCGAGCACATCCTGCTGGGGCTGATCCGCGAGGGCGAGGGCGTGGCCGCTCAGGTGCTGGTGAAGCTCGGCGCTGACCTCAACCGGGTCCGCCAGACCGTCATCCAGCTGCTGTCCGGCTACCAGGGTGGTGCTGGCGGCAAGGAGACCGCAGGAGCCGGCGTCTCCGCCGGTGGCCAGTCCGAGGGGGCCCCTGCCGGCTCGGTGGTGTTGGACCAGTTCGGCCGCAATCTGACCGCCGCGGCCCGCGAGGGCAAACTGGACCCGGTCATCGGGCGTGCCCTGGAGATGGAGCGGGTCATGCAGGTGCTGTCCCGCCGCACCAAGAACAACCCTGTGCTCATCGGTGAGCCCGGCGTCGGCAAGACCGCCGTGGTTGAGGGTCTGGCCCAGGCCATCGTCCGCAACGATGTCCCGGAAACCCTGATGGACAAGCAGCTGTACACGCTGGACCTCGGCTCGCTGGTGGCCGGTTCCCGCTACCGCGGTGACTTCGAGGAGCGCCTGAAGAAGGTCCTCAAGGAGATCCGCACCCGCGGGGACATCATCCTGTTCATCGACGAGATCCACACCCTCGTGGGTGCGGGTGCCGCCGAGGGTGCCATCGATGCCGCGTCGATCCTGAAGCCGATGCTGGCCCGCGGCGAACTGCAGACCATCGGTGCGACCACCCTGGACGAGTACCGCAAGCACATCGAGAAGGATGCCGCGCTGGAGCGCCGCTTCCAGCCGATCCAGGTCAACGAGCCCTCCGTCGAGGAGACCACCGAGATCCTCCGGGGGCTGCGTGACCGCTACGAGGCACACCACCGTGTCTCGATCACGGACGAGGCCCTGAAGTCGGCTGCCACCCTGGCTGACCGGTACGTCTCGGACCGGTTCCTGCCGGACAAGGCCATCGACCTGATCGACGAGGCCGGGGCGCGGCTGCGCATCAAGCGGATGACCACACCGCCGGAGATCAAGGAGTTCGAGGCCCGGATCGCCGAGGTCCGCGCCGAGAAGGAGGCCGCCATCGACGGCCAGGACTTCGAGGGTGCCGCCAACCTGCGCGACCAGGAGCAGAAGCTCACGGACGAGCGCAATCAGAAGGAAGAGGAATGGCGGACCTCCGTCACCGAGGGCATCGCCGAGGTGGATGACGATCTCATCGCCGAGGTGCTCTCCACCTCCACGGGCATCCCGGTCTTCAAGCTCACCGAGGAGGAGACCGACCGCCTGCGCAACATGGAGGCCGAACTCCACCAGCGGGTCATCGGCCAGAACGAGGCCATTAAGTCGCTGTCCCAGGCGATCCGCCGGACCCGCGCGGGCCTGAAGGATCCGAATCGGCCGTCCGGCTCGTTCATCTTCGCCGGGCCCACTGGCGTCGGCAAGACCGAGTTGGCGAAGGCCCTGGCCGAGTTCCTGTTCGGTGACGAGGAAGCCCTCATCACGCTGGACATGTCCGAGTTCCAAGAGAAGCACACCGTCTCCCGGCTCTTCGGTGCCCCTCCCGGCTATGTGGGCTACGAGGAAGGCGGCCAGCTGACGGAGAAGGTCCGCCGTCGCCCGTTCTCCGTGGTGCTGTTCGACGAGGTGGAGAAGGCCCACGCGGACCTGTTCAACTCCCTGCTGCAGATCCTGGAGGACGGCCGCCTGACCGATTCCCAGGGCCGTGTGGTGGACTTCAAGAACACCGTGATCATCATGACCACGAACCTCGGCACCAAGGACATCTCCAAGGGCGTCATGACGGGATTCCAGTCCGCCGCGGACACGCAGACCGGGTACGACCGGATGAAGGGCAAGGTCCAGGAGGAACTGCGTCAGCATTTCCGGCCGGAGTTCCTCAACCGCGTGGATGACGTGATCGTCTTCCCGCAGTTGTCCAGGGGCGAGATCGTGCAGATCGTGGACCTGTTCATCGCGCGCCTGCAGAAGCGCCTGGACGAGCAGGACCTCACCATCAGCGTGTCCACCCCGGCCAAGGAGTTCCTGGCCAACAGGGGCTACGACCCGGCCATGGGCGCCCGCCCGCTGCGCCGTACCATCCAGCACCTCGTGGAGGACCAGCTCTCCGAGCGGATCCTCTTCGGGGAGATCACGCCCGGTTCTGCCATCAGCGTGGGTCTGGAAGGGGAGGCGGAGACGGCCAAGCTCACCTTCACCATCGCCCACCAGCCCGAGGCCCTGGAAGCGGCTCCGGAACACGGGGAGATCGAAGCCTCGGCCCCCGGGCAGTAG